A genomic region of Mycobacterium senriense contains the following coding sequences:
- a CDS encoding universal stress protein, with translation MSNVYSAPAIVVGVDGSRAAIHAAVWAIDEAVSRDIPLRLVYVIDPHDSSGTRSGGTRLAVARAALSDAHRAVDAVGGPVKIETEILWGRTVSKLLEASRSAVMLCIGRIGLNHACHGGPAVAASLVRSAVCPVAVIQQSASRPTAPRVSGVVAEVDNGTVLRHAFDEARLRRATLRAVSVSRDAEVRGGTLGKGSAQGQLDRRLARWMRLYPDVRAEPAIVTGGVDRYLRAHADAGQLLVTDSYRAEPLCHEGHSVLAIRCGNL, from the coding sequence ATGAGCAACGTGTATTCAGCTCCCGCAATTGTGGTGGGTGTCGACGGATCCAGGGCGGCGATACATGCGGCCGTGTGGGCGATCGATGAGGCGGTCAGCCGCGACATTCCGCTGCGGTTGGTGTATGTCATCGATCCGCACGACTCATCGGGCACGCGCAGCGGTGGCACCCGGCTCGCCGTCGCCCGTGCCGCGTTGAGCGACGCCCACCGGGCCGTCGACGCCGTGGGCGGACCGGTCAAGATCGAAACCGAAATTCTCTGGGGCAGGACGGTTTCCAAACTGCTTGAGGCGTCGAGGTCTGCGGTCATGCTCTGCATCGGGCGGATCGGGCTCAACCATGCCTGCCACGGCGGACCCGCCGTCGCTGCCTCTTTGGTCCGCTCGGCGGTGTGTCCGGTCGCCGTAATCCAGCAGTCGGCGAGCCGTCCGACGGCGCCCCGGGTCAGCGGCGTGGTCGCCGAAGTGGACAACGGCACCGTGCTGCGGCACGCATTCGACGAAGCAAGGCTGCGCCGAGCGACGCTGCGGGCGGTGTCGGTATCGAGAGATGCGGAAGTTCGCGGCGGAACTCTTGGAAAAGGCTCGGCGCAAGGGCAATTGGATCGCAGGCTGGCGCGGTGGATGCGGCTGTATCCTGACGTGCGGGCCGAGCCGGCGATCGTGACCGGCGGCGTGGACCGGTACCTGCGCGCCCACGCCGATGCGGGCCAGCTGCTGGTCACCGACTCCTATCGGGCCGAGCCCCTGTGCCACGAGGGTCACTCCGTGCTCGCGATACGTTGCGGCAACCTGTAA